One Macadamia integrifolia cultivar HAES 741 unplaced genomic scaffold, SCU_Mint_v3 scaffold1042, whole genome shotgun sequence genomic region harbors:
- the LOC122062452 gene encoding lipid phosphate phosphatase gamma-like yields the protein MTTHPLKAVTLTHVRYRKGDQLGHFLAWVSLIPVFISMGGFISHFMFRRELQGMFFALGLLISQFLNDLVKASVQQARPETCAMLEMCDSHGWPSSHSQYMCFFAIYFTFLTYRGIGFPTETQKFIVSSISWATAILTMYSRVYLGYHTVAQVFAGATLGVFLGALWYWVVNYRLIFYFPAIEESAFGRMFYVKDSSHIPNVMKFEYDNARAARKNLAQKRASD from the coding sequence ATGACAACACATCCACTAAAAGCCGTTACTCTTACCCACGTTCGCTACCGAAAGGGAGATCAACTGGGTCACTTCCTCGCATGGGTTTCTCTGATCCCCGTTTTCATTAGCATGGGTGGCTTCATTTCCCACTTTATGTTTCGTCGAGAGCTTCAGGGCATGTTCTTCGCCCTTGGCCTCCTCATATCTCAGTTTCTGAACGATCTCGTTAAGGCATCCGTGCAGCAGGCGCGGCCCGAGACATGTGCCATGCTTGAGATGTGCGATTCACATGGTTGGCCTTCTAGTCACTCTCAGTACATGTGCTTCTTTGCTATATACTTTACTTTTCTTACATATAGGGGAATTGGGTTCCCAACGGAGACACAGAAGTTTATTGTGTCTTCTATATCTTGGGCTACGGCCATCCTTACCATGTATTCTAGGGTTTATCTGGGCTACCACACTGTCGCACAGGTCTTTGCTGGCGCTACTCTTGGTGTTTTTCTTGGGGCGCTCTGGTACTGGGTTGTCAATTATCGACTTATCTTTTATTTCCCAGCAATTGAAGAGAGTGCATTTGGGAGAATGTTCTATGTTAAGGATTCTTCCCACATACCAAATGTAATGAAATTTGAGTATGACAATGCTAGAGCTGCTCGCAAGAATTTAGCCCAGAAGCGTGCATCAGATTGA
- the LOC122062443 gene encoding cytosolic sulfotransferase 5-like translates to MTQNSPYKRFFVPRSREEEEEEERIYKRYEEIVAKLPTTEEGWSGNPVYQYQGFWYSPEICVGTLAVQDHFKAQPSDILIASPPKCGFTWLQSLAFAVMNREFHHPSAHSHPLLTFNSHDLVPTMEIRLYNNHFNGNRIPNLEILPSPRLFGTHMPYTSLPQSLAHNSESRVIYICRNVKDTIVSWWHFVNKVRSSNPSLELIKLDYIFELFCKGISAFGPFWDHVLGYWNASLERPQNVLFLKYDEMVTEPVLHLKRIAEFMGSPFSSKEEREGAIDQIIKLCSFENLSNLDVNKTGINSPGIMNSVFFRKGKVGDSTNYLTPEMMEQLDHITQQKLHGSGLKL, encoded by the coding sequence ATGACCCAAAACAGTCCTTACAAAAGATTTTTTGTACccagaagcagagaagaagaggaagaagaagagagaatctaCAAGAGATATGAGGAGATTGTTGCAAAACTTCCCACAACAGAAGAAGGTTGGTCAGGTAACCCAGTCTACCAGTACCAAGGCTTTTGGTACAGTCCTGAAATATGTGTTGGAACACTAGCAGTTCAAGATCACTTCAAGGCACAACCCAGTGACATTCTTATTGCTAGCCCCCCCAAGTGTGGCTTCACTTGGCTGCAATCACTAGCTTTTGCTGTCATGAATCGCGAATTCCATCATCCTTCAGCACATTCACACCCTTTGCTCACATTCAACTCGCATGATCTCGTGCCAACGATGGAGATAAGGCTATATAACAACCATTTCAATGGCAATCGAATTCCCAACCTCGAAATCCTTCCATCACCTAGACTGTTTGGAACACACATGCCTTACACATCGCTACCGCAATCTCTAGCACATAATTCAGAGTCCCGGGTCATTTATATTTGCCGGAATGTGAAGGATACTATAGTATCATGGTGGCATTTCGTCAATAAGGTAAGGTCGAGTAATCCATCCTTGGAGCTAATCAAATTGGACTACATTTTTGAGTTGTTTTGCAAAGGGATATCTGCATTTGGGCCATTCTGGGATCATGTGTTGGGGTATTGGAATGCAAGTTTAGAAAGGCCTCAGAATGTGCTCTTCCTCAAGTACGATGAGATGGTCACTGAACCAGTTCTTCACTTAAAAAGGATTGCAGAGTTTATGGGAAGTCCCTTCTCATcaaaggaagaaagggaaggggCTATTGATCAAATAATAAAGCTATGCAGTTTCGAGAATTTAAGCAATTTGGATGTGAATAAAACTGGAATAAATTCTCCTGGGATTATGAACAGTGTCTTCTTCAGAAAAGGTAAAGTTGGAGATTCCACAAATTACCTTACACCTGAGATGATGGAACAGCTTGACCACATTACACAGCAAAAATTGCATGGTTCAGGATTGAAACTCTAA